The window AGGGCCGACGGCACCTTTTCGCGGGCCGCGGACGCCCCATCCGGCAGGATCAAAAAGGCCATAAAAAGCCCCATGGCGGCGGGAAACCGGTTTTTAAAGCGCATTGGCGGATTATACGCTCCAACGCGCGGATATTCAATGTGTTAAAATGCAAAAAAAGCCCGTATATTTATGTTTCAACCTTTTGACCGTCTGATATAATTTGCAGTTCATGGAACAGGAAAATCTCCGTCAAATCCCGATAAACATCGAAGACGAAATGAAGTCTTCGTACCTCGATTACGCCATGAGCGTGATCGTGGGGCGCGCCCTGCCGGATGTGCGCGACGGCCTCAAGCCGGTGCACCGCCGCTCGCTTTTCGCCATGCACGAAATGGGGAACAGTTACGGCAAGGCGTATAAAAAATCGGCTCGCATCGTCGGCGATGTTATCGGCAAATACCATCCGCACGGCGACACCGCCGTGTACGACACCATCGTCCGGCTGGCGCAGGATTTTTCCATGCGCTACCCGCTGGTGGACGGGCAGGGCAACTTCGGCAGCATAGACGGCGACGCCGCCGCCGCGATGCGCTATACCGAAGTGCGGATGCACCGCCTCACCGACGAAATGGTGGCGGATCTGGAAAAAGACACCGTCGATTTCACGCCGAACTACGACAGCTCGATGCGGGAGCCGTCGGTGCTCCCCTGCCGCTTCCCGAACCTGCTGGTGAACGGCAGTTCCGGCATCGCCGTCGGCATGACCACCAACGTGCCGCCGCACAACCTCGGCGAGGTCTGCGCCGCCGTGAAACACCTCATCGACAACCCCGGCTGCTCCATTGACGACCTCATAGCCATCGTGCCGGGGCCGGATTTCCCCACCGCCGGCATCATACAGGGACGCGGCGGCATCCACAGCGCCTACCGCGCCGGCAAGGGGCACATCAGCATCCGCGCCCGCGTGGAATTCGAGACCAACAAGCGGGGCGACCAGGAAAACATCATCGTCACCGAGTTCCCCTATCAGGTGAACAAGGCCCGCACGCTGGAAAAAATAGCCGAACTGGTGCGCGACAAGCGCGTCACGGGCATATCCGACCTGCGCGACGAATCGGACCGCACCGGCATCCGCGTGGTCATCGAGCTCAAGCGCGACGCCGTGCCGAACATCGTGCTCAACCAGTTGTACAAGCACACCCAACTGCAGGAAACCTTCGGCGTCATCATGATCGCGCTGGTGAACCGCCAGCCGCGGCTGCTGAACCTCAAGGAGATGCTCACCCACTTCATCGAGCACCGCCGCGTGGTCATCACCCGCCGCACGCTGCACGACCTGGACAAGGCGAAGGCCCGCGAACACCTGCTGGAAGGGCTTAAAACGGCGGTGGACAACATCGACGAGGTGGTGGCGCTCATCCGCAAAAGCGCCTCCCCCGCCGAAGCGCAGGCGGGACTGATACAACGCTTCGCCCTTTCCGACGTGCAGGCCAAGGCCATCCTCGAAATGCGCCTGCAGCGCCTCACCGGGCTGGAGCGCCAGAAGATACTCGACGAACTGGCGGAGGTCCGCAAGGACATCGAGCGCCTCATCTTCATCCGCGACCACGAAGAGGAGAAATACCGCATCATCAAGGAAGAGATGGACGAGATCGTGAAGAAATACGGCGACAAGCGCCGCACCGAGATAGAGGAATCCGAATCCGACATGCAGGACGAAGACCTCATCGCGCGCGAAGACGTGGTGGTCATCCTCACGCAAGGGGGCTACATCAAGCGCGTGCCGCTGGATGTGTACCGCGCCCAGCGCCGCGGCGGCAAGGGGGTGAAGGGGATGGA of the Nitrospinota bacterium genome contains:
- the gyrA gene encoding DNA gyrase subunit A, with protein sequence MEQENLRQIPINIEDEMKSSYLDYAMSVIVGRALPDVRDGLKPVHRRSLFAMHEMGNSYGKAYKKSARIVGDVIGKYHPHGDTAVYDTIVRLAQDFSMRYPLVDGQGNFGSIDGDAAAAMRYTEVRMHRLTDEMVADLEKDTVDFTPNYDSSMREPSVLPCRFPNLLVNGSSGIAVGMTTNVPPHNLGEVCAAVKHLIDNPGCSIDDLIAIVPGPDFPTAGIIQGRGGIHSAYRAGKGHISIRARVEFETNKRGDQENIIVTEFPYQVNKARTLEKIAELVRDKRVTGISDLRDESDRTGIRVVIELKRDAVPNIVLNQLYKHTQLQETFGVIMIALVNRQPRLLNLKEMLTHFIEHRRVVITRRTLHDLDKAKAREHLLEGLKTAVDNIDEVVALIRKSASPAEAQAGLIQRFALSDVQAKAILEMRLQRLTGLERQKILDELAEVRKDIERLIFIRDHEEEKYRIIKEEMDEIVKKYGDKRRTEIEESESDMQDEDLIAREDVVVILTQGGYIKRVPLDVYRAQRRGGKGVKGMDVKDEDVVVRVFIANTHTYLVIFTSTGKVYRVKVWEIPQASRVARGKSLVNFLGITADEKVTAVFSIKDFDDEGKHLVLTTRHGTVKKTDLKEYANIHTKGIIAIVLGEGDELAGVGMSGGDDNIFIATARGKAICFHEADARAMGRRTAGVRGINLEKDDYVVGMEVVNKDSVILTVTEHGFGKRTHISDYPVQGRGGKGVINIITSERNGKTVSFKAVNETDEIMLITLDGQIIRTRVSEISVIGRNTQGVKILSTEEGATVVSLAVIEEDKDEKEERQ